TGCTCATTGTTTATTTCCTCCTCTCCCCGACCGACGACGTCACTCTATTTTGTCAATTTATAAAAGAAAGTGAATAGGCTAGCTAGTacaaaaactcaaaaagtCTTTGGTAAAAGATGTGTATGGGGcacaaaaaatacaacattGCAATTCTCATCCGCTGGATTCGGCCCAAATAATGCAGCGGAGCCGGAGAGCACTCATAGTTCAACGTCCCTTTCGGCCTGTCGTCGAGTCAAGTCACCAGGCAGCTGGTCCGCTTCACCAAAGAAACGGTGGCGCAACTCGACACCACCGTCCGCCTTCCGTGTTCCTTCCAGCCTCCGGCTCCCGTCGAGTGGCACTTTCGTGGCAGTCTCCTCGGCCAAACATCTCAGTATATACGAAACAATATTTATATTTGCATTGAACAagttgtgttattttttattggatcaTTATGTCAATTCAGGTACACTGTTGAAGCTGATGCTGGGCATCTGGTCATTTCCAAAGTCAATCAGCTGAGCGAGGGTTAGTACCATTGCCGGCCGAGCATCAGTGAAAGCGACGTTGAAGAATACGGTTCCCACTTAAAAGTTGCTTGTAAGTtggtttttataatttaatccaacaatttaattaaatcgTTGAATTTTGTAGATCTCAATGATTTCGCCAAAACGGCCATTGACCCGCCCCCGCCGCTCTCCAATGGTCATCACTATTATTTCGCCGAGTACTCGACAGCCGAGTTGACTTGCATTGCACCCGATGGTCTTTCACCGCCAACCATCTGGTGGGAGGGACCTTCCGGTCAGGTCTTGACTCCGCCGTCGCCAACCGCCGATTCCATTCTCCTCCTGACCAGGGTTTTAAACGAAGACGCTGGCACGTACAGATGTCGGGCCGGAAATGCAGCCCGCAACGTGTCCATTCAAGTTAACCTGGTGGTGACCTGTAAGTGTTTTTAATATGATGGAAATAGATTTATTTTCCCTATTGGTTATCGATTATATTTTGCCCAGCTCCACCGATGGTCCAGCAACATCCTGTGAGCGCTACACTCAACGAAGATGAAACGGCGTCGATGAGCTGCACATTTTCAGGATCGCCAGCACCGGCGACGACCGTCCAGTGGTTGAAAGACGGGCAGTCGCTATTCGATCCGCCCAAACCCATCCATGGCCTCCGCAATTCAACACTGAAATTCGTCACGGCCAACAAGAGACATGGCGGCAACTACGCGTGTCGGTTGAAAACCATTGGTCACCATCCGGTCGATTCTCAAACGGCCACTTTGCATGTCCGAGGTAATAAATTTTGCCGATTGATTCACGGTTATGTATTCATTAgttaatttctttgatttttgtgacagaaaaattaaagtttactGTGCCACCGGTGGCCAAGAGCTTGGAGCTTGGCACAGTCCGCAAGATTTTGTGCAAAGCTCAAGGCAATCCAGCTCCCATCGTCCAATGGGTGAAGGAAGGCTTGAAGCCGTTGCTGGTCTGGCCGCCACACATCGAAGACGTCAACGGAACGCTCATTTTTCACGGAGTCCAGGACGATGATGCCGGCCAATACACTTGCATCGCCACCAATTCTCAAGGGCTCATCAGCGCTTCCATCTTGATCAACGTGACGAGTAATTAAAGAcatcaacaatttttgaatttcccgccaaaGTTTGATTTTGACGTTTCAATACTTCCCAGTGTCGCCACATTTTACGTCGCTACCCAACAACATCACGTTCGCCAAGGAAGGCACGAAAGTTGAACTGCATTGCAGAGCGGAAGGTTACCCTGCCCCGACGATTCAATGGGATCGAGATTCCGTCATGGACGGATTTACTTCTGATCGGTAACATACCTTTATAGGAAATTCAGTTAAAAATTAACGGGGTTATAATtgtgtttgggttttttgtttcagattCTCTGTGGATCGAAACGGGACGTTGACAATACAAAATGTCCAGCAAGAGGATCAAGGATTTTACGGATGCACGGCTGGTAATGCCGGAGGATTTAAAAGGGCAGAGTTTCGATTGGTGGTGAAAGGTAAATACTAGAATCTTCATTCAATTGCAAAAggttatttaaaataatgttttcctTAATTTAGATTGGGAATACCAATCAGGTGATTACGACGGTGCTGAATCCATCGCCAAGACTATAATAATCACGTTAGGAGCGGCCGCTGCCCACATCTTCTTGTCGGTTGGTTTGTTGATTTGGTGTCGATTAAGACGACGCCAAAGAAAATTGCGATCGCCTAATGACGGCGGTGCTGGTGATGCAGAAGCTCAACTCGACGTTCAAACAGCTTTGCGTGAGTTCCTTCAAAAATGTATTATACACATAACATTTCTAattcaatataattttttaaaccgaCAGTGACAAAAGTAGATTGTCGTCAGTCTCCGGCCATTGACAAGTTAAATGTTCCCAACTCCTCAATCACTAAAGGAGCATTACAAGGCAAAAGGCCGGTTTGGAGATATCCTTGAAGGCTCCGTAACTGGTGAGCtaaattttatcattatttttttttttctattaaaattaaacaattcaattgaatGTGACAGGTCTGAGTTCAGCAGAAGGCAGCACTCGTGTTTTACTCAGGATATTGAGTACTCGAGACGAGGACCTGAACATTGAATTCCGTCTACAGGTGGATATGTTCCATCGAGTCCGCCACGCCAATTTGGTGGCCGTGCTGGGCTGCTGTCGGGACTCGCCCGACTTTCAAATGATTCTCATGGAATTCCACCCGTACGTCAATCTGAAATCGCATTTGCTgtcgacttcttcttcgtctcagCCGCCGTGGTCGGTCGCCCAAATTCAAAGCGCCACAATTCAGATCGCTCGAGGAATGAACGCACTAGCCGAAGCCCGCTTCGTTCACCGTGATCTGGGCACGCGAAACATCCTGGTCGCATTCCATGGCAAAGATAATACCAAGGTACATACATTTAAATTATACAGTAGTATGGGTGATTTGATGGATTTTCGAAATTTCGTTGGTTCCCGCCCAGGTGTGTTTGAAGATCGGCAGCTTCGGAATGGACAAGGAGCCGTTCAACAACGATTACTACGTCTACAAGCACCAGTCGATCGCTCTGCGCTGGCTCCCGCACGAAGCAGCGTTGGAGGATGAATATTCGACCAAGTCTGACGTGTGGATGTTCGCTGTCACGATCTGGGAGTTGCATCACGCCGCCCAACGGCCTCTGTCCGACCGATCGGACGAGGTTCTGCTGGCCGATTTGAGGAAGAAATGTGGCCAACACTGGGACGCTTCCTTCTGCAAATCGAACGCCATGTCCAGTTTACTTGTCAAGTGTTGGTCACACGACCCCATTCTCAGGCCGTCTTTTGACGAACTGCTGGTTTGCGCTGAATCTAATAGCAATAACGCAACGCCATCAACCAGCAACGGCGAATCTAAAACCCGCTGAGGATTTACTATGAGCAATTTTTTtgccgtttctctctctctcaatggTCGCACTAAAAgttgattttgtgtttttgtaaAAAGCCCTTCGCCTATATCTTACACCGAATTATATTTTGTGAACAACTTATCTTATTATACTATCGATTCTTTCGCTTCACTTTTGATGATCCAGCTATTATTTAGTTCCGGAATGTACTTTACTATTTTGTATTCTCGTGATGGTCGTAACGATGTCCCTATTACTCTACttgctttaaaaaagtagaaagagGGGTGTTTGAGTTGTTTCATTAGAtacagttttattttcaaagaaatcttGCTCCCATATCCAGCAGTGATGTCATTAGTCATTCTTTGACCACGATGGATTCATGAAATTTGACATATAgttttcaaataagaaaactgaaataaaaggTCTagcgtttatttttcatgcaGATGTTTCCGTGTTGATCATATTCGGGCTCTCATCGCAGATCCAATTATTTGAGAAGATCTGTagcaaacataaaaatatagcTAGTATGAAATTGAGGCCCATGGTGACGTCACCAAATAGTTCATAAAACATACAGGCAAATACCGTAGACATAGGtgataaatataaatatcaaattaGATTCATATTGAAGCCCAGTAAATATCTCTGTTGAAGTTTGAACCTTAATCAAGGTTCATAGTATATTCAAGTTAACATAGTATTGGTTATTACATAGTTAGACATAAACCACATTAATAGATAGGATCTAGAATATACCAAGAGCAAGGCAAAGCACAACGTTACCGTGAAAGATATCAGAACATAGAGAGCAGGCGAGCTCCATTACACACCGCACTTTGACAGTAGTGTCACCACTCCTCTTAGGCGTAAGTGGGTTTTCCCAACTAGCAGACGGAGTTGCTGAACCCGATTCCTACTTCAACACCTGGTCTAACTTCGTATGTTTGCGGGAAAACTAAATAAGTAATAATGgtgaattaatattttcttttggaagCCTGGTCTGGAAAAACAGTTCTCTAAGGATTGGATTGGAGAATTATTGGGTAGCGTATTATTGTGCTCAAGTGTAGGGTACTATTTACTTGTCAGTTATGTGTGAGAATGATATCTACCTATTCCTTAATATCTCGAATTCCCATCATCCGTTGTAGACGTTGAAACCTTTTCTTTGCAAGGGGCTTGGTGAAAATATCCGCGACCTGATCTTCAGTAGGAACTTTTACCATTTTAAGTGTTCCGATTTCTTGGTGATCTCGgatgaagaaatatttgatgtCAATATGTTTGACTCGTTGGTGTTCTTCGGGATCCATTATTATGCTTATCGCACAATTGCTGTCACAGTACATGGGAATGGTTCCCGTGTTGATACCTAATTCCGCCAAAATTGACTTGAACCAGATGGCATCTCTTGCTCCCTCCGAAGCGGCATAGAATTCTGCGTCGGTAGTGGAAATGGCGGTTGCTCTTTGACGCTTGCTCCCCCAAGAGACTGCACCTCCATAGAATTGGAATATGAAGCCCGTCGTCGATTTTCGCTTTTCCATGTCCGATGCAAAGTCAGCATCTGTAAAACCTACGAGGGGTGTCTCAGGATTTTTACTTTCACCTCCAAAGCAGATTCCATGATTTTTGGTGCCAGCTAGGAACGCAAGAATCCGTTTGATCGCCTCCCAGTGTCCACTTCCAGGGTTGGATACGAAGGCCGATATTTGGTTAACCGCGTATGAAATATCTGGTCTTGTCATGTTTGCAAGGTACATTAAGGATCCAATCGCTTCTCTAACGGGACGTTTTTCCATATCCCGTTTgtcttcttctgttgttggGGACATTTTGTGATTCACTTTGTTGTTGGGATCGGCTGGGATCGACTTATAATTACAATCTTCCATGTTATATCTCTTCAATATTCTTCGGACAAAATCCGGTTGGTTGATGGAGAGAGttctttcttctctatttctcGAAATGTCTAAGCCAACAAATCGGTTCGGGGGCAACGTCCTAACTTGGTATTTGCTGCGCAAGTGTTGGAGAATGGCTTCAAGGACTTTGGGTCGGTTGCTACATGCTAAACCGTCGTCCACGTATATAATGAGAATGGTATATTCCCCATCTGGACGAATTCTCAGGTATACACACCGGTCATGCTGTGAGCGCTTGAAGCCGAATCTGATAAGATCACTATCAAATTCCTTGTTCCAACAATTAGAAGATTGTTTGAGGCCATAAATTGGTTTCTTCAGATCACacacttctttttcccttccagGTATCACATACCCCTCAGGTTGGCGCATGTAGATTGTCTCTTCTAATTTCCCATATAGGAACGCAGTTTTAATGTCTAATTGCAACATTTCCAGATTGAACACTGCGACGATCGCCAGGACCAGTCGAATAGAATAGTGTTTGACAACAGGGGAGTAAGTCACGAGGTAGTCGACGCCATATAACTGATCATATCCGCAGGCTACAAGCCTTGCCTTGTATCTCGCGTTGACTCCTTTATGGCCAGGTTTAAAATCCAGTATCCATTTGCATTTAATTGCTTTTCTACCTTGTGGCAATGGAACAATATCCCAGGTTTGGTTTTCCATGAGTGAATTATGCTCGTCTTGAATGGCTTCTTTCCAAAGATCAGATTCTGGGCAGGACATTGCGTCATTAAAGCTGATTGGAATGTAGGGTTCCAGGAGAAGGGCACTAGCAGGACTGTATGGTTTCGATGGGTCGTGTTCTAGCGTCAGTACTTCAAGGAGTGCTTTCGCACCCTGTTCAATTTCGGATTCATCCGTTGTGTCTTCATTGTAGTTTATGCGTGGCAGATGACGTTTTGATCTTCGACTACCCACTTCTGCTTCAGGCTGTAATATCTCAATATTCAGTACTGGTATGATGTTGTTATCATCATTGGCATGTTCTATATTCGGCGCTTGATTGACTTCTCTAATCGCTGCTTCCATTTGTTCGTCCACAACATCCCATACATtctggtaaaataaaataagatttatTGTTCAgatcttttgtattttctacTTTATCATTGTGCATGTAAGTTTTGAATATTAGTAGTCAAATTCTTTCTAGAGAAAGTCACTTATGTAGTATGTGCACAATATGAGAATCAT
The window above is part of the Daphnia pulex isolate KAP4 chromosome 3, ASM2113471v1 genome. Proteins encoded here:
- the LOC124190314 gene encoding inactive tyrosine-protein kinase 7-like; translated protein: MFHRVRHANLVAVLGCCRDSPDFQMILMEFHPYVNLKSHLLSTSSSSQPPWSVAQIQSATIQIARGMNALAEARFVHRDLGTRNILVAFHGKDNTKVCLKIGSFGMDKEPFNNDYYVYKHQSIALRWLPHEAALEDEYSTKSDVWMFAVTIWELHHAAQRPLSDRSDEVLLADLRKKCGQHWDASFCKSNAMSSLLVKCWSHDPILRPSFDELLVCAESNSNNATPSTSNGESKTR
- the LOC124190458 gene encoding tyrosine-protein kinase-like otk gives rise to the protein MVQQHPVSATLNEDETASMSCTFSGSPAPATTVQWLKDGQSLFDPPKPIHGLRNSTLKFVTANKRHGGNYACRLKTIGHHPVDSQTATLHVREKLKFTVPPVAKSLELGTVRKILCKAQGNPAPIVQWVKEGLKPLLVWPPHIEDVNGTLIFHGVQDDDAGQYTCIATNSQGLISASILINVTMSPHFTSLPNNITFAKEGTKVELHCRAEGYPAPTIQWDRDSVMDGFTSDRFSVDRNGTLTIQNVQQEDQGFYGCTAGNAGGFKRAEFRLVVKDWEYQSGDYDGAESIAKTIIITLGAAAAHIFLSVGLLIWCRLRRRQRKLRSPNDGGAGDAEAQLDVQTALLTKVDCRQSPAIDKLNVPNSSITKGALQGKRPVWRYP